The following proteins are co-located in the Fusobacteria bacterium ZRK30 genome:
- a CDS encoding efflux RND transporter permease subunit: protein MNLTEIAIKKKVVTFTFILLLALAGVSTYFKLPKAEDPGYVVRTATVATLYPGASPSRVENLVTDKIEQRIQEMPEVDYIDSESREGFSYITVQFKDEYKVMRPIFDKLRRKVDDAVKDLPSGAMAPFVNDDFGDVYGTMIAVTADGYSPEDLRRIAKFTMEELLTMKNVGKVVKYGVRPENVFIDYDNAKLAQFGISPGYLKNALESTNILSPGGQILLGKERLSFEPSGNFDSVDDIRNTVIRLPKGNLVRVEDIARVRRAYQEPILTREKFNGKDTIFIAISLKEGGNILDLQKEIDEKIRAVESSYPIGVDFTYLTQEAARVDKSVQSFLSNVAQSILTVMVVLIVFLGVRIGAIVASLIPIVMASCMVFLSYFGLSLDQISLAALIIVLGMLVDNGIVISEAIMVNMEKGMEKIDAALEAARTLKGPLMISSMVTISAFLPIVLAEGTMGEYTGPITYVVAICLGLSWILGITLIPLLCVLFLKVEKQEAGYNSKFYKLYRGSLLKALKHKFVAGIVILGIFFISLFGFKTFVKVKFMPDKDIPLLTVEAELPFGTSIETTTKMVSDAEKYIRKEYFLDHPKQVKPPLVANILAGGTLVKYEKEGILSTGTFIGESAPRYILSHTPKMSQPNLAFAIINTTSFDIIKSEIQPKLITWFEENYPDANIKIDTLQNGSPSDRPIEIRIKGRDTDKLYEYIGQIEKIVKENIVGLADIKTDWGVKNRKFTVNIDQQRALRAGLTSQDIAISLNSILSGIKLTDYREKDRLIPVMLRSQGTSREDIEVLKNTPIYNQTTGKSVALGQVADIKTVWEAPKIVRKDKIKAILYQVGLRDTATAMEQTLKIKPLLDEAASKWDYGYSYEFKGEYYNSKKANDALSAKFPIAGIFILLLLIIQFNSYTILITILAALPLILSGITFGLGLTQLPFGFMPILGALSLVGIMINNAIVLIDRINIERDEEGRELPDAIVHAAQARFRPIVLTTATTVCGLIPLWLGGGVMFAGMAVTMIFGLIFCLGITLGIVPILFAIFHRVSYKEYQYEDEDEVIEG, encoded by the coding sequence ATGAATTTAACAGAGATAGCAATTAAGAAAAAAGTAGTCACATTTACTTTTATATTGCTTTTAGCATTAGCTGGAGTTTCTACCTACTTTAAATTACCAAAGGCAGAGGATCCAGGATATGTAGTAAGAACTGCTACAGTGGCTACTCTATATCCAGGGGCCAGCCCAAGCAGAGTAGAGAACTTAGTGACAGATAAGATTGAGCAGAGAATTCAAGAGATGCCGGAAGTTGACTATATCGACAGTGAAAGTAGGGAAGGGTTCTCATATATTACCGTACAATTTAAGGACGAATATAAAGTAATGAGACCAATCTTTGATAAGTTGAGAAGAAAGGTCGATGACGCTGTTAAAGATCTGCCTAGCGGAGCAATGGCGCCATTTGTAAATGATGATTTTGGTGATGTTTACGGTACAATGATAGCTGTAACAGCTGATGGATATTCACCTGAAGATCTGAGAAGGATCGCAAAATTTACAATGGAAGAATTATTGACTATGAAAAATGTAGGTAAGGTAGTTAAATATGGAGTTAGACCAGAAAATGTATTTATAGATTATGATAATGCTAAACTGGCACAGTTTGGAATTTCTCCAGGATATTTAAAAAATGCTCTAGAGAGTACAAATATACTATCTCCTGGAGGACAAATACTTTTAGGGAAAGAAAGATTAAGTTTTGAACCTAGTGGAAACTTTGATTCTGTAGATGATATAAGAAATACAGTTATCAGACTTCCAAAGGGAAATTTAGTGAGAGTAGAAGATATTGCCAGAGTAAGAAGAGCATATCAGGAACCTATTCTTACAAGGGAAAAATTTAATGGAAAAGATACTATCTTTATTGCAATCTCTTTAAAAGAGGGAGGAAACATCCTAGACCTTCAAAAAGAGATAGATGAAAAAATTAGAGCTGTAGAATCTAGTTACCCTATAGGAGTAGATTTCACATATTTAACACAGGAAGCTGCAAGGGTAGATAAGAGTGTCCAAAGTTTCCTATCTAATGTAGCTCAATCTATACTTACGGTAATGGTAGTATTAATAGTATTTTTAGGAGTTAGAATCGGAGCTATCGTAGCATCATTGATTCCTATAGTAATGGCATCATGTATGGTATTTTTAAGTTATTTTGGACTGAGTCTGGATCAGATTTCACTGGCAGCTCTGATAATTGTATTGGGAATGCTGGTAGATAACGGAATAGTAATCTCCGAAGCAATCATGGTAAATATGGAAAAAGGAATGGAGAAAATTGATGCAGCCCTGGAAGCTGCAAGAACTCTCAAAGGACCACTTATGATATCTTCTATGGTTACCATATCAGCATTTTTACCAATCGTGCTGGCAGAGGGAACTATGGGAGAATATACAGGACCTATAACCTATGTAGTTGCTATTTGTTTAGGACTTTCATGGATATTAGGAATAACTCTTATTCCTCTACTCTGTGTATTATTTTTAAAGGTAGAAAAACAGGAAGCTGGTTATAACAGTAAGTTTTATAAACTTTATAGAGGTTCTCTTCTAAAAGCACTAAAACATAAATTTGTGGCAGGAATAGTAATTCTTGGAATATTCTTTATATCTTTATTTGGATTTAAAACTTTTGTTAAGGTAAAATTCATGCCTGACAAAGATATACCGCTTTTAACAGTAGAAGCAGAACTTCCATTTGGAACTTCAATAGAAACTACTACTAAGATGGTATCGGATGCAGAAAAATATATCAGAAAGGAATATTTCTTAGACCATCCAAAACAAGTAAAACCACCATTAGTTGCCAATATTTTAGCAGGCGGAACTTTAGTTAAATACGAAAAAGAAGGAATATTAAGTACAGGAACATTTATAGGAGAAAGTGCACCAAGATATATACTGTCTCATACTCCTAAGATGAGTCAGCCGAATTTGGCTTTTGCAATAATCAATACTACCAGTTTTGATATTATAAAATCTGAGATACAACCTAAACTTATAACTTGGTTTGAAGAAAACTATCCAGATGCTAATATTAAGATCGATACTCTTCAAAATGGATCTCCAAGTGACCGTCCAATAGAGATCAGAATAAAAGGTAGAGACACAGATAAATTATACGAATATATTGGCCAAATAGAAAAAATAGTAAAAGAAAATATCGTAGGATTGGCCGATATAAAGACTGACTGGGGTGTAAAAAATAGAAAATTTACAGTTAACATTGATCAGCAAAGAGCACTTAGAGCCGGGCTTACAAGTCAGGATATAGCAATATCTTTAAACAGTATCTTAAGTGGAATAAAGCTGACAGACTATAGAGAGAAAGACAGACTAATCCCGGTAATGTTGAGATCCCAGGGAACTTCACGGGAAGATATAGAGGTATTAAAAAATACTCCTATCTATAACCAGACTACAGGTAAATCAGTTGCTCTAGGGCAGGTAGCTGATATAAAAACAGTTTGGGAAGCTCCTAAAATAGTTAGAAAAGATAAGATTAAAGCTATCCTATACCAAGTAGGATTAAGAGATACAGCAACAGCTATGGAACAGACATTAAAAATTAAACCACTATTAGATGAAGCTGCATCTAAATGGGATTATGGTTACAGTTATGAATTTAAAGGAGAATATTATAACAGTAAAAAAGCAAATGATGCATTATCTGCAAAGTTCCCTATAGCAGGAATATTTATATTGTTATTACTTATAATTCAATTTAATTCATATACAATCTTAATCACAATTTTAGCAGCACTGCCACTTATCTTATCAGGAATAACATTTGGATTGGGGTTAACTCAGCTTCCATTTGGATTCATGCCGATATTAGGTGCACTATCTCTGGTTGGTATCATGATAAATAATGCCATAGTATTGATAGACAGGATAAATATTGAAAGAGATGAAGAGGGACGGGAACTCCCAGATGCAATAGTACATGCTGCACAGGCTAGATTCAGACCAATAGTCCTTACTACAGCTACTACAGTGTGTGGACTTATTCCATTATGGTTAGGTGGAGGAGTTATGTTTGCAGGAATGGCCGTAACTATGATCTTCGGACTTATTTTCTGTCTAGGTATAACACTAGGTATAGTACCTATCTTATTTGCAATTTTTCATAGAGTTTCCTACAAGGAATACCAATATGAAGATGAAGATGAAGTTATAGAAGGGTAA
- a CDS encoding efflux RND transporter periplasmic adaptor subunit, with product MSLYKKTLLIGFIVVTLASCGTKKEEEKINLRSVRHETIELKSPVEALSFTGDIKSAVEPEVSFRVPGNIEKMNFKLGQSVKKGDVLATLDKIDYEIQLRKAESSYETAKASQIEAQSSYNRIKELYQNDSVSKSEFDSAKARMDSTSASLRVASEGIKYAKRQLKYTELKSSIDGTVAVKVSEVNENVAAGQSVYILNTDTDLEAISFVPESAIGQINIGSQVNIHAGAIGKNYLGEVVEVGTSSLQYGSTYPVKVAILGIDKSLRSGMSVVVDFNKDILSEKDKIFVPLNVILKDVNTNYVFIVEKDGEGIGVVRKVEVKTGMVTNKGLEILEGLSEGDELITAGMTKLEDGQQVKLK from the coding sequence ATGTCATTATATAAAAAAACATTACTAATTGGATTTATAGTAGTTACCCTTGCAAGCTGTGGGACTAAAAAAGAAGAGGAAAAAATAAATTTAAGATCTGTTAGACATGAAACCATAGAATTAAAAAGTCCGGTAGAAGCTCTTAGCTTTACAGGAGATATAAAATCTGCTGTAGAACCTGAGGTGAGTTTCAGAGTGCCTGGAAACATTGAAAAAATGAATTTTAAATTAGGACAATCAGTGAAAAAAGGAGATGTTTTAGCTACCTTAGATAAGATCGACTATGAAATTCAATTAAGAAAGGCAGAGAGTTCTTATGAAACTGCCAAAGCATCACAAATAGAAGCTCAATCGAGCTATAACAGGATAAAAGAACTATATCAAAATGACAGTGTATCTAAAAGTGAATTTGACAGTGCAAAAGCTAGGATGGACTCTACATCAGCATCTTTAAGAGTTGCGTCGGAAGGTATAAAATATGCAAAACGTCAATTGAAATATACTGAATTAAAATCTTCCATAGATGGAACAGTAGCTGTAAAAGTATCAGAAGTAAATGAAAATGTAGCTGCTGGTCAATCTGTATATATTTTAAATACAGATACAGATTTAGAAGCAATCTCATTTGTTCCAGAAAGTGCTATAGGACAAATAAATATAGGATCACAGGTCAATATACATGCAGGGGCTATAGGGAAAAATTATTTAGGCGAGGTTGTAGAAGTAGGTACTTCATCTCTTCAATATGGATCTACATACCCTGTAAAAGTAGCTATCTTAGGGATAGATAAAAGTTTAAGAAGTGGAATGTCCGTTGTAGTAGATTTCAATAAAGACATATTAAGTGAAAAGGATAAGATATTCGTACCTCTTAATGTAATCTTAAAGGATGTAAATACTAACTATGTCTTTATCGTAGAAAAAGATGGTGAAGGTATAGGAGTTGTCAGAAAAGTTGAAGTTAAAACAGGAATGGTTACCAACAAAGGTTTAGAAATTTTAGAAGGTTTATCAGAAGGAGACGAATTAATTACTGCTGGAATGACTAAATTAGAAGACGGTCAACAGGTAAAATTAAAATAG
- a CDS encoding TolC family protein produces MIKKISLIIMLFIINVFTFAKEVVNIAVLYSQKSSNNIKNSQSVIEKEFTDVLEGNYTVVFPKELQVIAKEGSEEIDKSYSDLAKNKKVDVIIGGDHSVSNQIISKESVKKLSIMPFAQYILHGETSQVENLTYSVQEIGFDKIFQLLRSVDKDFSEIALIAPEEFFDVDKKMFSYIEKEVKKNGVSKVKWIPFNGDFEKLATDVKGETVALLGGFSDPDKFVQVMDVLNNEKIVTYADGYGTGISEKAYLSFEVDTNIQRRLRKSAISLLEILDGGSAKDQKVYVVGGEMRPVINQSVAEKIEKWPNWRTTVAAKIVGKENLGEELTLYSSLRKGLDDNLQLTIDKNDLNIQEYQVDAAKSSRLPQVVATGGYKAVDQGQADAQNDVKKDNTYVGVGLKQVIWNDKLNSSVSIEKSIYNAEKESYKQSELDTVLKISTAYFNVLKLKASQSIQYSNLELTKKNLELARVREKVGYSRKSDVYRWESKLATDISKLSDSQAKLQNAKEQLMRILNNDLNTNFQPIDILDTEEFLGIAGLELTKKNVMDDTLDKLIKLGLENSTEIKQIESYTAAAERKLKEANRSFYSPEVALTADYNYYMDRKGSGELYAPDGDPRKEAWTVGVQVSIPLLEGGERIALRNTATEQVQKLTLQKEDVENSVKQNIRASLTDLVTAKISVETSKDARVAAVKTLELVTDSYSRGEVSITELLDSQNVAIQAKESESASKYDYYTKLMITERAVGAYHLLNPEAYSELLGETNLKVQ; encoded by the coding sequence TTGATAAAAAAAATAAGTTTAATTATTATGTTATTCATTATAAATGTTTTCACCTTTGCTAAAGAAGTTGTAAATATTGCTGTATTATACAGTCAAAAAAGCAGTAATAACATAAAAAATTCTCAAAGTGTCATCGAAAAAGAATTTACAGACGTTTTAGAAGGAAATTATACTGTAGTTTTTCCAAAGGAACTACAGGTTATAGCCAAAGAAGGATCTGAAGAAATTGATAAAAGTTATTCAGATCTAGCTAAAAACAAAAAGGTCGATGTAATTATAGGTGGAGACCACTCTGTTTCCAACCAAATCATAAGCAAAGAGAGTGTAAAAAAATTAAGTATTATGCCATTTGCTCAATATATATTACACGGTGAAACTAGTCAGGTTGAAAATCTTACCTACAGTGTACAAGAGATCGGATTCGATAAGATCTTTCAGCTTCTAAGAAGTGTAGATAAGGATTTCTCAGAAATTGCCCTTATAGCTCCGGAAGAATTTTTTGATGTAGATAAAAAAATGTTTTCCTATATAGAAAAAGAAGTCAAAAAAAATGGAGTATCAAAGGTCAAATGGATTCCTTTTAATGGAGATTTTGAAAAATTAGCCACAGATGTTAAGGGAGAAACCGTAGCTCTTTTAGGCGGCTTTTCAGATCCAGATAAATTTGTCCAAGTTATGGATGTTTTAAATAATGAAAAGATAGTAACATATGCAGATGGATATGGTACAGGCATCAGTGAAAAAGCCTACCTATCTTTTGAAGTGGATACAAATATTCAAAGAAGACTTCGAAAATCAGCTATCTCCCTCTTAGAAATACTAGATGGAGGAAGTGCAAAAGACCAGAAAGTTTATGTAGTTGGCGGAGAGATGAGACCAGTTATAAACCAGTCTGTGGCTGAAAAAATAGAAAAATGGCCAAATTGGAGAACAACAGTAGCGGCTAAAATAGTAGGAAAAGAAAATTTAGGAGAGGAACTGACTCTTTATTCATCTCTAAGAAAGGGATTAGATGATAACCTGCAACTAACAATAGATAAAAATGACCTGAATATCCAGGAATACCAAGTAGATGCTGCCAAGTCATCTAGACTGCCTCAAGTAGTTGCAACAGGTGGATACAAAGCAGTAGATCAGGGTCAGGCAGATGCTCAAAATGATGTAAAAAAAGATAATACCTATGTAGGTGTAGGATTAAAACAGGTAATATGGAACGATAAATTAAATTCATCGGTATCTATAGAAAAAAGTATTTATAATGCAGAAAAAGAGAGCTATAAACAGAGTGAATTGGATACAGTCTTAAAAATTTCTACAGCTTATTTTAATGTCTTGAAATTAAAAGCTTCTCAAAGCATACAATACAGTAACTTAGAACTAACTAAAAAGAATTTAGAGTTAGCCAGAGTCAGGGAAAAAGTTGGATACTCTAGAAAATCAGATGTATACAGATGGGAAAGTAAGCTAGCTACAGATATCAGCAAGTTAAGTGATTCTCAGGCTAAACTTCAAAATGCCAAGGAACAATTGATGAGAATTTTAAACAACGATCTTAATACAAACTTTCAACCGATAGATATCTTAGATACTGAAGAGTTTTTAGGAATAGCAGGTTTGGAGTTAACTAAGAAAAATGTAATGGATGATACCTTAGATAAATTAATAAAATTAGGTCTTGAAAACTCTACAGAGATCAAACAAATCGAAAGTTATACAGCGGCAGCTGAAAGAAAACTCAAGGAAGCTAATAGAAGTTTCTATAGTCCTGAAGTAGCATTAACTGCTGACTACAACTACTATATGGATAGAAAGGGTAGTGGAGAGTTATATGCTCCTGATGGAGACCCTAGAAAGGAAGCTTGGACTGTAGGAGTACAGGTAAGTATCCCATTATTAGAAGGGGGAGAAAGAATAGCCCTAAGAAATACCGCTACAGAACAGGTTCAAAAATTAACACTTCAAAAAGAAGATGTTGAAAATAGCGTAAAACAAAATATCAGAGCTTCTCTAACAGATTTAGTAACAGCTAAAATAAGTGTTGAAACTTCAAAAGATGCAAGAGTTGCAGCAGTTAAAACTCTTGAACTAGTAACAGATTCATATTCAAGAGGAGAAGTATCTATAACTGAGTTATTAGATTCTCAAAATGTCGCAATTCAAGCTAAAGAAAGTGAAAGTGCATCTAAATATGATTATTATACTAAGTTAATGATAACAGAAAGAGCAGTAGGAGCTTATCACCTATTAAATCCTGAAGCGTATTCAGAGTTACTGGGTGAAACTAATTTAAAGGTACAATAA